Proteins encoded in a region of the Arvicanthis niloticus isolate mArvNil1 chromosome 16, mArvNil1.pat.X, whole genome shotgun sequence genome:
- the LOC117722059 gene encoding beta-defensin 14, producing MRLHYLLFVFLVLFLVPAPGDAFIPKSLRRFFCRVRGGRCAILNCLTSEEQIGQCSKRGRKCCRKKK from the exons ATGAGGCTTCATTATCTGCTATTTGTATTCCTCGTCTTGTTCTTGGTGCCTGCTCCAG gGGATGCATTTATCCCGAAAAGCCTTCGAAGATTTTTCTGCAGAGTAAGAGGCGGTCGGTGTGCTATACTTAACTGTCTTACATCGGAAGAACAAATAGGTCAATGTTCTAAGAGAGGTCGAAAATGCTGCcgaaagaagaagtag
- the LOC117721925 gene encoding beta-defensin 4-like — translation MRIHFLLFSFLLVLLSPLAAFTQRINNPITCMNNGGICWGPCARGFRQIGNCGFSKFRCCKIKQIKRPRTSETNKSPEFALP, via the exons ATGAGGatccatttccttctcttctcattCCTCCTGGTGCTGCTGTCTCCACTTGCAG CCTTTACCCAAAGAATCAACAATCCAATAACATGCATGAACAATGGAGGCATATGCTGGGGACCATGCGCTCGTGGTTTTCGACAGATTGGCAATTGTGGCTTTTCTAAATTCAGATGCTGCaagataaaacagataaaaagacCAAGAACCAGTGAGACAAATAAATCGCCAGAATTTGCTCTTCCATGA